The Pandoraea apista genomic interval GACGCTTGGCGAGAATGCTCGGCTTGCCCGCGTAGTACATGCGACTCGTATCGCCGAACCAGCCGTCCTTGATGAGGGCGACGTCGATGTTCACAATATCGCCGTCATGCAGCTTCTTCTCACCGGGAATGCCGTGGCACACGACATGATTCACCGACGCACACACCGTCTTCGGATAGCCGTGATATCCGATGTTCGCAGGGATCGCCTTCAGCTCGTTCACGATGAAGTCGTGACAGATACGATCGAGTTCATCCGTCGTGACACCCGGCTTGACGTGTTCGCCGATCATCGCGAGTACCTGTGCGGCCATCTCGCCTGCGCGACGCGACAGAGCAATTTCTTCTTTCGAGCGAATAACAACGCGTTCGCGCACCATTACGCCACCTTGTTAAATGCGGTGACAGGAGCACCGGTTGCGGGGGGAGCGATGGCGCCGGCCTCACTGGACGATGCGGCATCGGATTCGATGAGCTTGCGGCAAATTTCGCCATAGCTCAGCGACGGATTCAGTTCGGCGAGCATGCCGACACGCAGCCAATGTTCGGCTTGCGCGTTGATCGAGCGACTGAGCGCGCCACTGGTATTGCGCAGCGCCTCATGCATTTGCTCCGATATCTTGACGATACCCATATTGCGGACCTCTATATACGAAATGACTACGAAACGTATATTAACAGGCTTGTGCGAACTTGTCTCCTCCGGCCGCTCGCCTGTTCGCTCGCTTTATGAACAGCAACCGGCCGGGTTCGATCGGGTACGGTTCGACTATCATGACGTCCAGCCATGAAAATCGGCAGCGGGCATCCGCGTCAGACCTCATCCATCATCAGCCGATGTGCCTATGCAAATCGCCGACAGTGAGATTGCCAAAGGGGTTGCGCGGCAAAAGCCAGGGTGGCTCACGCGCGAGCGAGTGGTGGTATATAGCGCCGCGTTGCTGTTGTGCCAACTGCTCGTACTCGGAATCTGGGCGGTACGCTGGATGCTGCATGAGCCCGGCGTCCCCCCGATGGGCGTGGACTTCCGGGTATTCTGGAGCGCGTCGTATCTGTCGCTGCACGACAGCCCGATGGCCGCGTTCGACTTACTCAAGATCGCCGACGTCGAGGACAGCATGTTCCCCGGCCATTACGCGCCGTGGGTCTATCCCCCGACGTTCCAGTTGCTGGTCTACCCACTCGCCCTCCTTCCCTACGCCCTGTCTTACGTGAGCTTCTGCGCCTTTGGCCTAGCTTGCATGCTGTTGGCGTTTCCGCCTGAGGGCAAGCGCGGATCGTTGCCGTGGGTCGCCGTTGCGGCCTTCCCGGGTATCTGGATCGCAACGGCGCACGGCCAGAACTCGCTAGTGAGCGCCGCGCTGGCCGCCGGCGCACTTGGCTTGCTGGAGCGCCGTCCGTACTTGGCCGGCATTTGCGCCGGCATGCTGACATTCAAGCCCCAACTGGCCGTGCTCTTTCCGCTACTGTTCGTCTGTGGACGGCATTGGCGAGCACTGCTTGCGATGACGGTGAGCGCAGTGCTCTTCGTCACCGTCAGCACCCTGATCTTCGGCATACCGCTCTGGCTCAGGTTCTTCGAGGCGGCGTCGTGGTTCAACGCCACCGTCATCGACAATGTTTCCGGCGGTGTCATGCGGGCAATGCCTTCGGTATTCGCCACCGTGCGACGCCTCGGCGGCAGCGTGCCGGTGGCGTACACCGTGCATGCGATCGTTGCAATTCCGGTGGTATTGGCAACCCTCCGCCTTTGGGCTCGCAAGGCTCGCTTCGACGCCCGAGCAGCGGCCGCCGTCATCGCCACACTGATGATCCAGCCGTATATCCTGCACTACGATCTGGCGTGGCTGTTGCTGCCGATCGTCTATCTGTGTCGTGACCGGGCAACCCGAGACGCCTGGACCTACCGCGAGCGTGTCATCGTATGCCTCGCCTGGTGTCTGCCATTGCTCTCGCTGCTGCCGTCCTACTTTCCCGCGATATTGCAGCCGGGCGTTCTGGTGCTACCGGCGCTGTTCATTGTCACGATCGCGACAAATTGCAGTAAGGCGTCGCATCCCTTGTGAAATGTGTTGGCATAACGAAGTGATTTTCCGGATGGCGTGATAGCATCCGGGCTCGTCGTCACGAACGCGGCACCCTGCCGCGCACCATGAACATGCCGGTATGGTCACGCAGCAAACGCATTGCATGGGCGGGCCTCGCCGCCATGTGGATGCTGCTTTGCTCGCCGCTGATCAGTCAATATCTGCGTGCCCATCCGTCGTCCCTCGATGACGCCTTGTCGGGCACGTTCTGTACGAGTCTTGACGAAACGGCGGTGCGGGGACAGCACACGCCGGTATCTCACGGCACAGGTGCGAGCGCCGCCTGCGGGTATTGTTCGCTACTCGCCCACACGCCGCCGCTTCCGCCCGCTACGCTCACGCTGGCCGACATTCGTCTCGGCAATGAGCGTCTCGCGGCGTCTCCGGCGGTTATCGTCACTGGTGCGCCGCGCCGTCTCACGCCGCCCTCGCGCGCACCTCCTCCTCACGCCTGAGCATCCCCTTGCCATTCGCTGCATGTTCGTCGCACGTCACTTGTTGAGGTCGACAACCGGCGCCTTGGCCATGCCCTAAGACCCGAAGACACGCTGTTGCCCGTAAAGGGCGACGGCCTGCGCGCGTTTGCCCGTTGTCGCGCCGAGCGACGCGAGGGTGCATGCGTGCTCGACCACACCAGACAAGACAGAGTCATGAAAACGTCATTCCCTGTGCGCACCGCCGTGGCGGCGGCCATCGGCACGCTATGCACTTTTGCTCAAGCGGCGGACAACAACGAAAACGCCTCGCAAAGCGTTGATTTGCCCGCCACGCAGGTGCAGGCAGCCAGTGCCACACCGCTCGACGAACCGGTTCAGACCGGCAGCCGGCTGGGCCTTTCGATCAAGGAAACACCCGCCAGCGTAGAGGTCATCGACCGCCAGCAACTGGCGGAGCGCGGCGATGCCAGCATCATTGATGCGGTGAGTCGTGCGACTGGCATCAATGCCTCGCCCCATCCCGGCAACGGCGGTTCGGAACTCGGGGCCCGCGGCTTCGTGGGCAACGCGTCGGTCACGCAGCTCTACGACGGCGTACGGCCGTACGGCGCCATCGGCGTCACGTTTCCGTTCGACACCTGGTCGGTCGAGCGAATCGAAGTGTTGCGAGGCCCGGCCTCGGTCATTTACGGCGAAGGCGCCATCGGCGGTGTGGTCAACATCGTGCCCAGGAAGCCCGAGCAGGCGCCCGTCGAAAATGAGATTCAACTCGGGATCGGCACTGAAAGCACCGGACGCGCTGCGTTTGGCAGCGGCGGTGCGATCAACGACAAGCTTTCTTATCGCTTCGACGCCAGCGCCAATCGATCCGACAACTGGGTGGCCCGGGGAGATTCGCGCAATGCCTCGTTCTCGGCAGCCGTCAAATACGATTTCACGCCGCGCTTCTCCGTCACGGCCTCGCTCGCCGAGGGCAATCAGCATCCGATGCAGTACTTCGGCGTGCCGCTGGTCGGTGGCCGCCTCGACCCCGCGACCTATAAGCAGAATTACAACGTCGACGATGCGCTGATCACTTACCGCGACAGTTGGGCAACGCTGGCGGCTTCCTGGCGGCCAACGGATCAGGTGACGATCACCAGTACGCTGTACCGCGTGAAGAGTCAGCGGCATTGGAAAGACGCCGAGTACTACACGTACTTGCCATCATCCGGACTCGTTCAGCGCAGCAGCTATACGGAAATCCTGCACGACCAGGAGCAGATCGGCAACGTGACGAGCGCGACACTCAAGGGGCATGTGTTCGGTATGGAGAACACAGTCTCTACAGGCTTTGAGTTCAATCACACCACGTTTCAGCATACGAACAACTCGCCCTACTCGGGCACGTCGCTCGTGGATCTCTACGACCCGGCCCCTGGGGGGTTCATCAACGTGGCGGGCACCTATCCCAAGTACCGGTCCCAAGCGAATCAGTACGCGTTCTTCGCGGAAGATCGCTTGAAGGTGACGTCGCGTTGGTCCGTGGTCGGTGGCGTGCGTTACGACCACGCGAGCATCAACCGGGACGACCTTGTCACGGGTGCGGCGTTCTCGAAAGATCTCGGCTATACGGGCTGGCGTGTGGGCACCGTCTACGACGTCACGGCCCATACGAGCGTATACGGACAGTATTCCGTGGCCGCCGATCCCATCAGTTCATTGCTGATGCTCACGGCCAGCAAAGCGAAGTTCGATCTGGCGACCGGCAAGCAGATCGAGTTGGGGGTGAAACAGGATTGGCTCGACGGGCGTATCGACGGCACGCTGTCCGTGTACCGTATCGTCAAGAACAACCTGCTGTCGGTCGATCCGCTCAACCCGTCGCAGAGCTTGCAGGTGGGGCAACAATCGTCGCGCGGTGTCGAGCTGACGCTGGGGGCGCAGGTGACCCGCGACATCCGGATCGATGTCAACGGTACGCTGTTGCGCGCCAAGTACGACGAATTCGACGAGAGCGTGGGCGGCGTTTCGGTATCGCGCGCCGGGAACATTCCGGTCAACGTGCCTCAGCAGATGGCAAACCTTTGGATGCATTGGCGCTTTGCGCCGGCGTGGACGGCCAGCGGTGGGCTCAAGTACGTTGGCAAGCGGTACGCCGACACAGCGAATACGCTCGCGCTGCCGTCCTACACGACAGTCGATCTGGCGCTGGCGTGGAAGCCGCGTCGCGACCTCACCTTGACCGGGCGTGTCTACAACGTCTTCAATCGCCATTACGTGCAGACCGCGTACTACAACAATACCCAATGGCTGCTCGGCAACGACCGGCGGGCCGAACTGGTGATGCTCTATCGCTTCTGAGCACTATGTCCGCAGGCGGCGGGGTTTCGCGCTGCCGCACCAATATCGTGCGGCGGCAGCGACAGCGCTCGGGCGGGTGGCTTCGCGAGCGCCGCGCGAGACGCACAACCGGCAAGCAGAAACCGCTTTTTCGTGAAAGGCCGACGATGACCCGCCTCGGAGTGGCATGTTTGTTACCCCGTGATGGCGACTCATCGCGTGCATGAGACATTCACGACACGCGCCGAAAACTGTTGTTTTGTCGTTCAAATCCGCGTATAAGTATGTGATCGAACATCAAGTCTGACTTTTATCGATCCAGCGTCGATCTCATCGATCTTTGCGAGACACTTCCGATCTCTG includes:
- a CDS encoding ParD-like family protein, coding for MGIVKISEQMHEALRNTSGALSRSINAQAEHWLRVGMLAELNPSLSYGEICRKLIESDAASSSEAGAIAPPATGAPVTAFNKVA
- a CDS encoding glycosyltransferase family 87 protein, whose protein sequence is MQIADSEIAKGVARQKPGWLTRERVVVYSAALLLCQLLVLGIWAVRWMLHEPGVPPMGVDFRVFWSASYLSLHDSPMAAFDLLKIADVEDSMFPGHYAPWVYPPTFQLLVYPLALLPYALSYVSFCAFGLACMLLAFPPEGKRGSLPWVAVAAFPGIWIATAHGQNSLVSAALAAGALGLLERRPYLAGICAGMLTFKPQLAVLFPLLFVCGRHWRALLAMTVSAVLFVTVSTLIFGIPLWLRFFEAASWFNATVIDNVSGGVMRAMPSVFATVRRLGGSVPVAYTVHAIVAIPVVLATLRLWARKARFDARAAAAVIATLMIQPYILHYDLAWLLLPIVYLCRDRATRDAWTYRERVIVCLAWCLPLLSLLPSYFPAILQPGVLVLPALFIVTIATNCSKASHPL
- a CDS encoding DUF2946 domain-containing protein, producing the protein MNMPVWSRSKRIAWAGLAAMWMLLCSPLISQYLRAHPSSLDDALSGTFCTSLDETAVRGQHTPVSHGTGASAACGYCSLLAHTPPLPPATLTLADIRLGNERLAASPAVIVTGAPRRLTPPSRAPPPHA
- a CDS encoding TonB-dependent receptor, with product MKTSFPVRTAVAAAIGTLCTFAQAADNNENASQSVDLPATQVQAASATPLDEPVQTGSRLGLSIKETPASVEVIDRQQLAERGDASIIDAVSRATGINASPHPGNGGSELGARGFVGNASVTQLYDGVRPYGAIGVTFPFDTWSVERIEVLRGPASVIYGEGAIGGVVNIVPRKPEQAPVENEIQLGIGTESTGRAAFGSGGAINDKLSYRFDASANRSDNWVARGDSRNASFSAAVKYDFTPRFSVTASLAEGNQHPMQYFGVPLVGGRLDPATYKQNYNVDDALITYRDSWATLAASWRPTDQVTITSTLYRVKSQRHWKDAEYYTYLPSSGLVQRSSYTEILHDQEQIGNVTSATLKGHVFGMENTVSTGFEFNHTTFQHTNNSPYSGTSLVDLYDPAPGGFINVAGTYPKYRSQANQYAFFAEDRLKVTSRWSVVGGVRYDHASINRDDLVTGAAFSKDLGYTGWRVGTVYDVTAHTSVYGQYSVAADPISSLLMLTASKAKFDLATGKQIELGVKQDWLDGRIDGTLSVYRIVKNNLLSVDPLNPSQSLQVGQQSSRGVELTLGAQVTRDIRIDVNGTLLRAKYDEFDESVGGVSVSRAGNIPVNVPQQMANLWMHWRFAPAWTASGGLKYVGKRYADTANTLALPSYTTVDLALAWKPRRDLTLTGRVYNVFNRHYVQTAYYNNTQWLLGNDRRAELVMLYRF